The DNA region GTCTGCTATGTGTGACTGCTCCAAAGCAATACGGCGGTATTGGTGCTGATTACAAGTCTTCCGTTATTCTATGGGAGGAACAGTAATGTTAATTTCTTTCCTTTTTTGTGCACAAATTTGCTCACCAAATtgattaaaactaaaataaccACTTATATTCTACCGCTTCAGCATTTGGTCGGATACATGCAAGGTTGTCGCTTGACGAATAACGTGTTCAGAATTAATTTCACTACTATATtactttaaagctcaggtacaggcatgaattttaaatataatatttggttaattgtacataaatcaaatatttgtaacagaaatcaagacgaaaaaacatgaatttcccttaatatggtcaaatacaaaatttggcaaaattcttccataaaaacaaggaagactttttttcagtagttaggtagttaacctaatgtaataacatttctggtgactccctagacgttaaaaaaagatggtggatatacggtggataatttttgctatagcaggaaaataaaaatctgaagttgaataaaaatatcagaaatgtaatattcaagttatattacctatatttagtcatctgataacattttttaccacaccgtttatttttcatagctttttaaaatgcctctctatttacaaaatttgtggagaaaagaatagagattttactgtgtaatttgaactatccctcCACTGAtgagaaagtgcttattttccacaagctcgtgtaacacaaataaaatcccaaaaattatgaaacataggggaaactaatagatcgataattattggaatgtatgatcaatagaaattttttgcccgtacCTGGCCTTTAAGAGAACATATGAAAACGAATGAGGGGCATTCTTTGATTTACGAtaccaacccctattcaggcgAATAGGGGTATTATTAAGAAAACACTTTATTGGGCCCCGAATGTGTCTAATTAATGGGGTTTATTaattaacattcattatttgtatactatactTTTGTTTAGTTGGTCATCTAATATCTCGATTACCACCAACGATAAACATGGATTTTGTCTAATATTAGAGCTAATTCACCTTCTTTAAATCGTAATTTCCGTGacgtcattatcattatcatcactataATAGTCTATACTAAATAAAGAGTGAGGTATAATCTATTACCTGTTTTTGTGAACACAAAcaacgtttttttttattagaatgTACAAAAATGGCGTGGGTTCATTTTTCCCCTTACATAGCGATATTGTAGGAACGTATATCTCAGATTTAGGAACCAAAGAGCAAAAGGAAAGAATCCTGCCAAAAATGGTAACGGGTGAAATGATAGGGTGCATAGCAATGACCGAACCTCAAGCTGGCAGGCAAGtctttattattctttataaaGTTCTATATTCCAATATTTAGCACTTAAATAACTCATTCAGCTTACTTTCACTGAATTTACCGGCATTAATCATGGCagtaataattaatcataaagtGAATAGCAATGCATATTAGTATTgttgttgataatgatgatgacgatgatctttattttaattacacaGCGATATACAAGGGATTAGAACGAGTGCTGTTAAAGATGGAAATGACTGGATTTTGAATGGTAGTAAGGTAAAACAAGCCCTGTCTATATCGTTGTACTCCTATGCATAATTGTATTATTGACAACATCTGTTGAAATCACAAGATCTATGGTAACCTGCACCCGAGGTTTAAACATGGAAGATTTGTATCCGAAATTAAATAAAGATTGAATTAAATTGTTACAATTTGTGTGATATTCGCCTCAACTCTTAAATAAAGTCAGTATTAACGTTTATTGAAATCAATTGTTAAGGTTTTCATCTCGAATGGATATCTAGCGGACCTGTGCATCGCAGTTGCCATAACGGATCCAAACGCAAAGAGTTTTGCACATGGGATTAGTCTATTCTTGGTTGAAAGAGGAATGGAAGGCTACACTAGGGGGCAGCCTTTACAGAAAATTGGTCAAAAAGCTGTAGTAAGTCTGCTTTTATTTTCAGGGACtggttataattattataggcctaacagTAGAATTATTAAAGGGAGTTTTCCTTTATAGTTGTCTATCCTCTAATTACAGGCCGTACAGTGTTCATGCTGTTCGTTCATTTCGAGAATAGAGCTTCTATTGTAGTTCTGTTTTCATGGTCCTATTATACTTATTAGAGTATAGAGACTAGTATATAAAGACAACAATCACACTGTTTAGGCCCTACTACATTTATTAATAGCAGTGTGTTTgttaatttactattttttaaaggACACATGCGAATTATTTTTTGATGATGTTCGACTGCCTCCAAGTGCTCTTCTTGGACAAGAGAATAAAGGGTTTTATCACCTAATGCAACAGTTGCCAAGAGAGAGAATGCTAGTCGGATGTCTTGCTTTGGCACATAGCGAATACATATTTGAACAAACTAGAGACTTTCTCAATGGTAATGGTAGTTTGTCTGAATCACAGGTAAGTGGGTGACACCTTCAATGACATCACTTatcaaacaaatttattttaatga from Antedon mediterranea chromosome 2, ecAntMedi1.1, whole genome shotgun sequence includes:
- the LOC140039265 gene encoding long-chain specific acyl-CoA dehydrogenase, mitochondrial-like, whose translation is MCIQISIESLRNYTSYRPVTSCSPRLTDFNTRAIFNEEHDNFRKKARQFFKSLVANQRRWELQGIIDTDVWRQVGDAGLLCVTAPKQYGGIGADYKSSVILWEEQMYKNGVGSFFPLHSDIVGTYISDLGTKEQKERILPKMVTGEMIGCIAMTEPQAGSDIQGIRTSAVKDGNDWILNGSKVFISNGYLADLCIAVAITDPNAKSFAHGISLFLVERGMEGYTRGQPLQKIGQKAVDTCELFFDDVRLPPSALLGQENKGFYHLMQQLPRERMLVGCLALAHSEYIFEQTRDFLNGNGSLSESQEIQHKLAEFKTDICVGRSFADQCIQLFQESRLSSSSASMLKYWATDLTNRIVSECLQLYGESGCMEENNVGRAFVFSRVQSIYGGSNEIMKELIARDIVSKK